Part of the Desulfolutivibrio sulfoxidireducens genome is shown below.
CTGACCGAGGACCCCAGCTACAAGGCCGAGACCAAGGCCGCGGCGGTGATCAAGGGCATAAAAATCGACAAGATGATCTACGACAAGGACAAGGACATCGCCCTGTGCTTCGGCCACATCGAACTCGGCGACGTGGTCAACGTGGTGGGCGATCTGGTGCGTTTCAAGGGGGTCACGGTGGAGGGCTTCGGCTTCGGGACCATGACCGAGGCCGCGCGGCCGCCGCTCATGGCCCTGCGCGCGGCGGTGGTCAACGCCCACGACGAACTGGCCAAGCTTTTGGTGGGCGAGAAGATCTTGAGCCAAAGCACCATGGAGAACTTCATCCTGACCAAGGACGTCAACCGCTCCAAGGTCTGCGCGGCCATCTTCGGGGCCTACATCCCCAACCCGGGCCTAAATAGCCCCAACCGGGGCTGGGGCTGGGACGAGACCGGCAACGCCTTTGTCAAACTCGAGGTGGACGCCAGAAAGGTCCGCGACGTGCTGGGCAACCTCATCATCTACAAGGGCCCGAACATCATCGAGGTCACCGGACGCGGCTCCCAGACCGACGACCTGTCCGGGGACACGCCGGGGAGCATGGTCCGCGACTCGGGGTCCAAGACCAAATATATGAGCATCGACGCCCCAACGGCCCCTGCCGGCGGGGAGACGGCCCCCAAGACCCCGTAGCCTCGGCGTGAACCGGCATGGAAACGGGCCGTCTCCGGATTCGGGGCCGGCCCGTCATGTTTTGGTGAAACGCACGGCATGCTTGAAGCGCCGGGCGGGGTCGCCTCCCGGGGTGAGCATGCGCGCCTCCCAGTCGGGCAGGCGGGAGGCCACGTAATCCAGGAGGAAGAACCGGCCGTCGCGGACGAAATGCGTACCGTAGATTCGCGGCAGCCCGAATTCGTCGCGGGGGTCCAGGTCGCGGCAGGCATAGATCGGCCGCAGGGTGAAGAGCATTTCTTTCGCCGCGAACCGGGCCGCGGCGGCAAGGACCGCGTCCAGGCGGCCCTTGACGATGGTCCCCCGGCCGATGAAGTCCACGAGCAGGACCATGTCGAAGGGGGTTTCCGGCGTCTCGGCGGTGAAATCGGCCACCCGGAAGCGCACGTTGGCCAGACCCTGCATGTCGGCCAGAATCCCGGCGCCCTCGACCACCAGGGGGTCCACGTCCAGGCCCTCGACCATGGTCGCGCCGTCCCGGGCGGCCATGAAGGAGAAATAGCCCAGGTTGCAGCCCATGTCGCACACGGTCTTGCCGGAAAACGACACCCCCTGGAGATACTCGGACAGCCCGTCCTCGCCGATGCCCGATCCCTTGGCCAGAAGCCGGCCATTGGCGTCGCGCACGGGTCGCCAGACCACCCCGTCGTCGAGCTCCTCCAGGATGGCCAGAAGTCGTTGCCCTCGGTCCATTTTCGCCCCGCCGGACGCCGCCGATTCCCGGCCGTCCCTGTTTGTGTCCGGGCGCGCCGCCTCCGGGCCCAAGCCCGCCCGGGCGCGCCCCGGCCGCGGGGTGTTCCCGGGCCTGGCCATGCATATCCCGAAGGGGCGAAAATCCAAAGCGGGAACATGCCCAGCGGACAAGGTGGCCTCCCCGACGCCGAGGCGGCGCTTGCGGGGCCGGCCGGTTCCTCCGAGGCCCGGGAGTTGTCAAAACCGCCCCGCTTGGGTAAGAGCGGTCACCGCGACACGATACCGTGCGGTATCGCGCCGCCAAACCCCCAACCATCCGGCCCACATCATCCATTATGGTATTTAGCTCCGCCGCCTTTCTCTTTTATTTCCTGCCGCTGGTCCTGGCCGGCTATTTCCTCCTGGTCTCCCACAGCAGGGCGCGCAACTGGCTGCTTCTGGCGGCCAGCCTGTTTTTCTACGCCTGGGGCGAGGGCGAGTTCGTGGCCATCATGCTGGTGTCCATCGTGGCCAATTATTTTTTCGGCATCTGGGTCTATCGGGAGCACCAGCGGTCGGAGTCCAAGCTCGCGATCTCCTGCGCCATCGCCTTCAATATCATCCTTCTGATCATCTTCAAATATACCAACTTCATCGTGGACAACATAAACGGGTTCACGGCGGAGTTCGGGATTGACCCTGTCATCATCGGGAAGGTGCATCTGCCCATCGGCATATCCTTCTTTACCTTCCACTGCATCTCCTACATCATGGACATCTATCGGCGGCAGACCCCGCCGCAGATGTCGCTTCCCAACACGGCCCTGTATATTTCGCTTTTTCCGCAACTGGTGGCCGGCCCCATCGTGCGCTACAAGGACATCGCCGGACAGCTCATAAGCCGCCACGTGGACATGGGGCGTTTTTCCAGGGGGGTGCAGCGGTTCGTGGCTGGCCTGGGCAAGAAGGTCCTGGTGGCCAACGTGGTGGCCCTGCCGGCGGACAAGATCTTCAGCATCCCCCCGGAGCAGCTTACGGCCCCGGTGGCCTGGCTGGGCATCCTGTGCTATACTTTGCAGATATATTTCGATTTTTCAGGCTATTCGGACATGGCCATCGGCCTGGCCAACATGTTCGGCTTCAAGTTCATGGAGAATTTCAATTATCCCTATATCTCCAGGTCGCTACGCGAGTTCTGGCGACGCTGGCACATCTCCCTGTCCACCTGGTTTCGGGACTACCTGTACATCCCTCTGGGCGGCAACCGGTGCGGCCCCGGCCGGGTGCGGCTGAACCTGGTGATCGTCTTTTTCCTGACGGGCCTGTGGCACGGCGCGAGCTGGAATTTCATCTTCTGGGGTCTTTTCCACGGGGCCTTCCTGGTGGCCGAGCGCGGCCGCTTCGGAAAGCTCCTGGACGAGGGGCCACGGATTTTTGGCCACGCCTACGCGATTGTGGTGTTCATGGTCGGCTGGGTCTTTTTCCGGGCCGCCGACCTGACCACGGCCGTCGGCTACCTCCAGGCCATGTTCGGATTCGGGACCGGATCGGGCATGGAATGGTACGTGGGGCTTTTCGTGACCCCAAAGCTCATCCTGGTGTTGTGCCTGGGCGTGGTCGGCGTGACCCCGGTCATCCCCTGGATCAAGGCCAGGCGGGAGAGACTTTTGGCCAACCGGCGCACGGCGGCCCTGGATGACGGCCTGGAGGCCGTGGCCAGTCTGGTCCTGACCCCGGCCATCTTTGTCCTGTGCGCCATGTCCCTGGCCAGCGGGACCCACAACCCGTTCATTTATTTCCAGTTCTAGGTTCCTTTTACGGAAAGGCAGACATGGCTTCCCGCCGCAGCCACACCAGTCCATGACCGTGCCCGCCGCCTCGGCCCGAAGAAGGGCCATTCACCTGCTTGGCGTGCTCCTCTTCGTCGTGCTCGTCTGTCTGCCCGCGGCCGACGGTTTTTTTCACCTGTCCCCGCCGGTCAACCTCATGGAGCCCGATCCCGGCCCGCCTCCGGCCCTGTCCCTGAATCCGACGACCTGGGAGGCGGGGTTCAGGACGCTTCGCAAGGGCTATCTGGAACGCGCCTTCGGGTTCCGCAAACTCCTGGTGCGCTCCGAGAACGCCATGGACATCTTCTGGCTCGATTCGTCCAGCGAGGACCATCCGGTCCTGGCCGGGCGCGACCAGTGGCTGTTTCTGGCCCGGGAAAACCATGAGACGAACGTGGTCGAGGACTACCGGTCATTTCGTCTCTTTTCGCCTGGAGAGCTCGCCGCCTGGGTCGCGGAATTCACGGCCCGGCGCGACTGGCTGGCGGGCCTGGGCATCCGCTATCTGGTCGTGGTCGCGCCGAACAAGCACGGCATCTATCCGGAAAAGCTCCCGGAACGCCTGCGCCGGGCCGGCCCCGTCTCCCGGACCGACCAGCTCGTGGCCGCCCTGCGGCAGGCGCGGGTGGATGTCGTCGACCTGCGGCCGATCCTGCTCGAAGTAAAAAAGACCCGGCAGGCCTATTATCGCACGGACAGCCACTGGACGCCACACGGGGCCTATGCCGCCTATCTGGAGATCATGCGCGCCTTGTCGCGCCATTTCCCCCGGTTCGCGGACGAGGTCCGCCGCGACTACGACGCAACCCCCCTTGCGGGAAGCAAGGGCGGCCTTGCCCCCATGCTCGGCCTGGAGGATCTGTTTCCCGAGGAGAAATTCGTCTACGTTCCCCGGGGCGGATTTCGCTCGCACCCCCGGGACGACTCGCGGGCCGGCTCCCCGGAGGATTTCCAGCCCGCCGAGGTGCGCGAGAATCCCGACGCGACCCTGCCCCGGGCCGTGGTCTTCCGGGACTCCTTTTGCCATGAACTGATCCCCTTTTTGTCCGAGCACTTCTCCAGGGTGGTCTACCTGTGGCCCTTCCCCTCCAATCCCCGCCAGATGCGGCGGTTCGAGAGGGAGGTCGTCGAACGGGAACGGCCCCAGGTGGTGGTGGACGAGTTCGTGGAGCGCTATTTCACCCAGTTCCCCCCCGACGCCCCCCGCTGACCGGCTCCCGGTTCCCGCCCGCTGAAGCCCTCTGGAATTCGTGCCGGGCCCGGCGTATGCTCGCGGCATTGCGAGCCCCGCCCCGCGACGCGACACTGGCGCAAAGACAAGGACATGGAACACATCCGGGCCTTTCTCGGCATCCCCCTGCCGGGCGCCTACCAGGACGGCCTGGCCGCGCTGGGGCCGCGACTTGCGGCCATCGCGCCGGCCAGGCTGGCGCTCACGCGTCCCGGGTCATGGCACCTGACCCTGAAATTTCTGGGCCACACCCCCCGGCGGGGGCCGACGGGCATCCAGGCCGTGGGCCAGGCCCTGGCGGGCGTCGTGTGGGAGGCGTTTGTCCTTTTGGGGGGCGGGGGCGGCTTTTTCCCGAACGCGGCCCGGCCCCGGGTGGTCTATGTGGGACTTTCACGGGGGGCGCGGGATTGCCGGGAGTTGGCCGGGCGCGTCGAGGCGGCCCTGTCGGCCCTTGGCGTGCCGCCCGAGCCCCGGGCCTTCATCCCGCACCTGACCGTGGCCAGGGTTCGGGATTTCCCGAAAGACCGGGGAGGGAAGGGCGGCTGGGACGAGGTGGCCGGGCGTCTGGCGCGGGCGGTGTGGCCGGAGTGCGTCGTGGACAGGTTCGTCCTGTACCAAAGCATTCTCGGCCCGCACGGTCCCCGCTACGAGGTCGTGGAGGAATTTCCGGCCCGGGGGGTGGCCCCGGGCGGCGGGCCGGCGAAGGGTGCGAATCGGGCCGGGTGTCCATCCTGACGCCCGGCCCGGGTCGATGCGTGAGGGGTTAGATGTAGTCGCCCCGGTTGAACTTGATCTTCTCGGTCACGGCCATGACTTCGAGCTCGTTGACCAACGATCCCATGTCGGGGTTCTCCTGATCCATGCCGGGCCAGTCCTGCTTGAGCTTCTGAACGCCGCTTTCGATATGCTCAAGCACGCCGTAGGCCTGGCGCAACCCGCCTCCCTCCTCGCCGGATGCGAGTTGGTCGGCATAATTTTCCCATTCGGTCAGCAAGCTGTCCACGTTTTCCATGGCCGTGAGCTCTTTTTCGGTCAGGTCCGCGGCCGGGGACACTCCCTCGGCCTCGATCAGGGACGCGATCTCAAGCATCCCGCCGTCGATGGGCGGGACGGCCGTCCGCGCCGTGTCCTGGGTTTCGGTTTCCTGGACTTCCCGGGCCAGAATGTCGTCGAAGCCCTCGACGCCCGAGGTTGTCCTGTTTCGTTCCTGGGACTCGGTCTGCTGGAGAGCGCTCGTGGTTTCCTGGGTTATCTTCATGGCCCTCACCTCGTTGCGACGTTTTGCCTTTTTCTAGCAAGTATCCTGCCAAGTCATATATGAAATACGTCTTTGAAATCATTGCTATTTAAAGAGGAGCAGGGGAATTATTTTCCCTTGGGCGGTCCGGATCGGCATCCACGATCCAACTATAGGCTCTGGGACGCGGCTTGTCTATTTCCGGGGAAATGGGCATAACAAACTCGCCGCGTGACGTTCTTTTCGGCGGACTTGGCGGGAACTTTACCCGCGCAGGCCCAGGAACGGGAAAAGGAGGCGGAATCATGGCCGAGATCAATAAAATTTTATGCGCTGTGGATTTTTCCGAACACAGCCCCAGGGTGGCGGACTATGCCGCCGAACTGGCCCGGGGTTTCGGGGCCGAGGTGTTGTGCCTGTATGTGGCCCCGTCGCTCAGCGAATACCTGGGCTTCCATGTGCCCCCAAGCTCCATCGAGAACTTCGTGGGCGAGATCGTGGCCGGCGCGGACACCACCATGGAGGACTTCGTGGCCAAGCGTTTCGAAGGCGTGCCCTGCACCGGCAAGGTGCTCACCGGATACGCCGCCGAGGAGATCCTGGCCGCGATCACAAACGAAAAGGCCGACCTCCTGGTCATGGGCACCCACGGCCGCAAGGGCATCGACCGCATCCTGTTCGGTTCCGTGGCCGAGAAGGTGGTCAAGGCCGCCACCTGCCCGGTGCTGACCATCCGTCCCCTGCCGGCCGGGAAATGACCGCGCGGCCATCGTGCACCAGGCCCGGGCGGCGATCCGCCCCTGCCGGCAGGGAAACAGCCGGGGTCCGCATCGCGCGTCCAGGGCGGCGTGGATTCACCGGCCCATTTCCGAAGGCACGAGGCCCTTTACCCGCCGGGGCTTAGCGGATACCTTCGCCCCTCGTTTCACATCCATCCATGCGGGGGGCTTTTGCCATGTCCGAAGAACCCTTTGTCCGGGACGAGGTGCGCGGGTTCACGCCCTATTCGCCCGGGCTGTCCATCGAGGAAATCAAGGAAAAATACGGCCTGGCCCGGGTCATCAAGCTGGCCAGCAACGAAAACCCCCTTGGCGTCTCGGCCCTGGTGGCCCGGGTGCTGTCGCGCAAGGCCGGGCTGGTCTTCCGCTATCCCCGTTCCGGAAATCCGGCCCTGGTTTCGGGCATCGCCCGGTCCTTCGGCCTGGACCCGGCCGGGGTGGTCACCGGCAACGGCTCGGACGAGATCATCGACCTTCTGGTGCGGGTCACGGCCAAGCCGGGCCTGGACAATGTGGTGGCCTTCCGGCCGTGCTTCTCCATCTACGTCCACCAGACCCGCCTGTGCGGCGTCAGCCTGCGACAGGTCCCGCTCGGCCCGGACTTCCGGTTCGATTTCGAGGCCTTGCTTGCGGCCGTGGACGGGAACACGGCCCTGGTCTTCGTCACCAACCCGGACAATCCCTCGGGCTACGCCGTGCCGGCCGAACAACTGGCCGAGCTGGCCGGGAAACTGCCGCCAAGGGCCATCCTGGTGGTGGACGAGGCCTATGCCGATTTCGCCGATCCGGCCGGCGAGTACACCCTGTTGCCGCGTCTTTCGGAACTGCGAAACGTGGTCGTCCTGCGTACCTTCTCCAAGATGTACGGCCTGGCCGGACTGCGTTTGGGGTTCGGGGCCATGGCCGCGCCCCTGGCCGACTATGTGCGCCGGGTGCGCCTGCCTTTCAGCGTGAACCTTCTGGCCGAGGCCGCCGGGATGGCCGCCATGGAGGACGTCCATTTTCTGGCCGCCACCCGGGAGACCGTGCTTCGCGGCCGCGAATCCGTGTCCAGGGAGCTTTCCCGGCTGGGCTGCCGGGTTTTTCCGTCCATGGCCAACTTCCTGATGTTCGTGCCGCCGCGCCCGGCGGCGGAGGTCTTCGAGGAGTTGTTGCGCCGGGGGATCATCGTGCGCCCCCTGACCAGCTACGCTCTGCCGGACCTGCTGCGGGTGAGCCTTGGGGCCGACGAGGAAAACGCGGCCTTCCTGGCCGCCATGGAGGAGATCGTGGGCCATGCCTGATAGCCGCCTGGTGGTGACCATCGACGGTCCGGCCGGGGCCGGCAAGACCACCCTGGCCAGACGCGTGGCGGCGGCCCTGGGCGTGGCCTACCTGGACACCGGGGCCATGTTCCGGGTGGCGGCCCTGCGTCTGGGGCCGGACGCGCCGTCCTGGCCCGGCCCGGCCATCGGCGAGGCCCTGGCCGGGTTGTCCTTTTCCCTGCGCGGGGCCGGATCGGACACCGAGCTTCTGGCCTGCGGCGAGAGCGCCGGGGACGAGATCCGCACCGAGGCCGTGGGCTACCTGGCCTCGACCCTGGCCACCCTGCCGCGGGTCCGGGCCTTTTTGCGCCAGGCCCAGAAGGACCTGGGGCAACGCGGGTCCCTGGTGGCCGAGGGCCGGGACATGGGCACGGTGGTCTTTCCGGACGCGTCCCACAAGTTTTTCCTGGACGCCTCGCCCGAGGTGCGCGCGGCCCGGCGCACGGCCCAACTCGCGGCCATGGGCAAGCCCGCCGATCCGGATGAAATCCTGGCCGACATCCGCCGTCGCGACGAACAGGATCGGAATCGGGCCGAGGCCCCCCTGCGGCCGGCCCCGGACGCGGTGATCATCGACACCTCGGCCCTTGACGTGGACGGGGTGTTCGCCGCGATCATGGATCATGTCGGCCAGGGCCGTCGCGCCCCGGCCTGAGCGGGCGCGTCGTGGCAAGGGCTTTGGCTGGAGGGGCGATGATGGACGGGGCCTGGGACATCGTGCTGCATCTGGACCGCCACGTGGCGGCCTTAAGCGCGGCCTACGGCCTGTGGTCCTATGTTCTGCTCTTCGGGGTGGTCTTTGCCGAGACCGGGCTGGTCGTGACCACGATCCTGCCCAGCGACACGGTGCTTTTCGCGGCCGGGGCCATGGCCGCCAAGGGCATGTTTCCCGTGTGGGTCCTGTATCCTGGGTTCTGTCTGGCGGCTTTTGCCGGGGACACGGTAGCCTACCTGGTCGGTGTTTTCCTGGGCGACCGGTTCGTGTCGCGCGGCCGGATTCCCTTTGTCAGCCAGGAGGCCCTGGCCAAGGCCCACGAGTATTACGCCCTGCACGGGGGCATGACCGTGGTGGCGGCCCGGTTCGTGCCGATCCTGCGGCTTGTCGTGCCGCTTGTGGGCGGCGTGGCCGGGATGGCGTTTCCCCGCTTTCTGGCCTTCAACGCCCTGGGCAAGGTCGTCTGGGGGGCGATCTACGTCTTCGGGGGCTATTTCTTCGGCCAGATTCCGTGGATGGAAAAAAACTTCGCCGTGGTCATCCTGGTGGCCATGGGCGTGCCGTTTCTGGTGGCCGGGCTTCGCGTGGCCTATGTCTTTTGGCGTCAGGCGACCCGCAACTCGCGCGGCTAACCACCCCTTTCTCCCGAGGTCTTCCCCCCTCTCCCTCCCCTTGCCAAAAGTCTTAGGAAGGGGGGTTCGGGGGGAGAACCT
Proteins encoded:
- a CDS encoding class I SAM-dependent methyltransferase, with protein sequence MDRGQRLLAILEELDDGVVWRPVRDANGRLLAKGSGIGEDGLSEYLQGVSFSGKTVCDMGCNLGYFSFMAARDGATMVEGLDVDPLVVEGAGILADMQGLANVRFRVADFTAETPETPFDMVLLVDFIGRGTIVKGRLDAVLAAAARFAAKEMLFTLRPIYACRDLDPRDEFGLPRIYGTHFVRDGRFFLLDYVASRLPDWEARMLTPGGDPARRFKHAVRFTKT
- a CDS encoding MBOAT family O-acyltransferase; the protein is MVFSSAAFLFYFLPLVLAGYFLLVSHSRARNWLLLAASLFFYAWGEGEFVAIMLVSIVANYFFGIWVYREHQRSESKLAISCAIAFNIILLIIFKYTNFIVDNINGFTAEFGIDPVIIGKVHLPIGISFFTFHCISYIMDIYRRQTPPQMSLPNTALYISLFPQLVAGPIVRYKDIAGQLISRHVDMGRFSRGVQRFVAGLGKKVLVANVVALPADKIFSIPPEQLTAPVAWLGILCYTLQIYFDFSGYSDMAIGLANMFGFKFMENFNYPYISRSLREFWRRWHISLSTWFRDYLYIPLGGNRCGPGRVRLNLVIVFFLTGLWHGASWNFIFWGLFHGAFLVAERGRFGKLLDEGPRIFGHAYAIVVFMVGWVFFRAADLTTAVGYLQAMFGFGTGSGMEWYVGLFVTPKLILVLCLGVVGVTPVIPWIKARRERLLANRRTAALDDGLEAVASLVLTPAIFVLCAMSLASGTHNPFIYFQF
- a CDS encoding alginate O-acetyltransferase AlgX-related protein; protein product: MTVPAASARRRAIHLLGVLLFVVLVCLPAADGFFHLSPPVNLMEPDPGPPPALSLNPTTWEAGFRTLRKGYLERAFGFRKLLVRSENAMDIFWLDSSSEDHPVLAGRDQWLFLARENHETNVVEDYRSFRLFSPGELAAWVAEFTARRDWLAGLGIRYLVVVAPNKHGIYPEKLPERLRRAGPVSRTDQLVAALRQARVDVVDLRPILLEVKKTRQAYYRTDSHWTPHGAYAAYLEIMRALSRHFPRFADEVRRDYDATPLAGSKGGLAPMLGLEDLFPEEKFVYVPRGGFRSHPRDDSRAGSPEDFQPAEVRENPDATLPRAVVFRDSFCHELIPFLSEHFSRVVYLWPFPSNPRQMRRFEREVVERERPQVVVDEFVERYFTQFPPDAPR
- the thpR gene encoding RNA 2',3'-cyclic phosphodiesterase — its product is MEHIRAFLGIPLPGAYQDGLAALGPRLAAIAPARLALTRPGSWHLTLKFLGHTPRRGPTGIQAVGQALAGVVWEAFVLLGGGGGFFPNAARPRVVYVGLSRGARDCRELAGRVEAALSALGVPPEPRAFIPHLTVARVRDFPKDRGGKGGWDEVAGRLARAVWPECVVDRFVLYQSILGPHGPRYEVVEEFPARGVAPGGGPAKGANRAGCPS
- a CDS encoding universal stress protein produces the protein MAEINKILCAVDFSEHSPRVADYAAELARGFGAEVLCLYVAPSLSEYLGFHVPPSSIENFVGEIVAGADTTMEDFVAKRFEGVPCTGKVLTGYAAEEILAAITNEKADLLVMGTHGRKGIDRILFGSVAEKVVKAATCPVLTIRPLPAGK
- the hisC gene encoding histidinol-phosphate transaminase → MSEEPFVRDEVRGFTPYSPGLSIEEIKEKYGLARVIKLASNENPLGVSALVARVLSRKAGLVFRYPRSGNPALVSGIARSFGLDPAGVVTGNGSDEIIDLLVRVTAKPGLDNVVAFRPCFSIYVHQTRLCGVSLRQVPLGPDFRFDFEALLAAVDGNTALVFVTNPDNPSGYAVPAEQLAELAGKLPPRAILVVDEAYADFADPAGEYTLLPRLSELRNVVVLRTFSKMYGLAGLRLGFGAMAAPLADYVRRVRLPFSVNLLAEAAGMAAMEDVHFLAATRETVLRGRESVSRELSRLGCRVFPSMANFLMFVPPRPAAEVFEELLRRGIIVRPLTSYALPDLLRVSLGADEENAAFLAAMEEIVGHA
- the cmk gene encoding (d)CMP kinase, with product MPDSRLVVTIDGPAGAGKTTLARRVAAALGVAYLDTGAMFRVAALRLGPDAPSWPGPAIGEALAGLSFSLRGAGSDTELLACGESAGDEIRTEAVGYLASTLATLPRVRAFLRQAQKDLGQRGSLVAEGRDMGTVVFPDASHKFFLDASPEVRAARRTAQLAAMGKPADPDEILADIRRRDEQDRNRAEAPLRPAPDAVIIDTSALDVDGVFAAIMDHVGQGRRAPA
- a CDS encoding VTT domain-containing protein, coding for MMDGAWDIVLHLDRHVAALSAAYGLWSYVLLFGVVFAETGLVVTTILPSDTVLFAAGAMAAKGMFPVWVLYPGFCLAAFAGDTVAYLVGVFLGDRFVSRGRIPFVSQEALAKAHEYYALHGGMTVVAARFVPILRLVVPLVGGVAGMAFPRFLAFNALGKVVWGAIYVFGGYFFGQIPWMEKNFAVVILVAMGVPFLVAGLRVAYVFWRQATRNSRG